ATGCCCCATTTGGTGCACCAGTATTGTTtcaaaagaagaaagatgggagtcTAGGGATGTGCATCAACTACCAGGCACTCAACAAGATTATGGTGAAAAACAAGTACCCCATTCCTCTTATTGCCGATCTATTTGACCAACTTGGGAGTGCTAGATGGTTTTCAAAATTAGACTTGAGGTTAGGCTACTACCAAGTTTGGATAGTTGAGGGAGACGAACCCAATACAGCCTATGTAACCTGTTATGGATCATTTGAATTtcaggtgatgccctttggcctgccAATGCCCCAGCCACATTTTGCACCCTGATGAACAAAGTATTTCATCTGTTCCTTGACTGATTTGTTATTGTTTATTTGGATAACATTGTGGTCTATAGCCGAACTTTGTAAGAGCATGTGGAGCATCTTCGGCTTGTGTTCCAAAAGCTacatgagaatcatctctttctaaagAAGGAGAAGTGCACCTTTGCTCAACAAGAGGTGCCATTTTTGGGACGCACAGTGGGGCATGGCATGATTACAATGGATTGGGCCAAAGTCCAAGCAATTGAGGATTGGGAGCCACTAAAGAAGGTGCTAGAATTGAGATCATTCTTAGGGCTGGCCAACTACTATCGAAGGTTCATTAAAGGGTAATCCAACATTGCTGCCCTATTAACGGACTTGTTGAGAAAGGATAGGCCATGGAGATGGGATGAAAAATGCCAGCATGCATTCAAGAAATTGAAGAATGTAATTAAGGAAGAGCCTATTTTGAAGTTGCCCAATTACTCCAGTCCATTTGAGGTGCATACAGATGCATTCGACTTTGTAATTGGAGGAGTGCTAATGCATGAAAGGCACCCCATTGCATTTGAAAGTAGAAAATTGAATGACACCCAGAGAAGATATATGGTGCAAGAGAAAGAAATGACTGCTGTGGTTCATTGCTTGAGTATTTGGTGAAATTATTTGCTAAGCTCCAAATTTGTGGTGAAAACAAACAATGTAGCGACAAGCTAATTCCTAACCCAAAAGAAGCTCTCACCAAAATAGGCACGGTGGCAAGCATTCCTTGGAGAGTTTGACTTTGTGATGGAGTATAAGCCGGGGAAGGCAAACCTAGTAGCAAATACCCTAAGTGGCAAGGTAGAAATGGCTGCCATCACTGTCTAGCCAAGCCCTGATTTGCTGGGGCACATGAAGGAAGGTCTTCAGCATGATGCGCAGGCCAAAGCCCTTGTGGAGTTAGTTAGCTAAGGCAAAACTAGACACTTTTGGACAGATGAGCAAGGGCTGGTAAGGACCAAGAGGGGTTGTGTTTATGTGCCAAGGTAGGACAATTTGAGGAGAGAAGTAATGAGAGAGTGCCACGACAGTAAGTGGGTTGGTCATCCAAGAGCTCAGTGCACACAGGCCTTGATTAAAAGGGGCTACTACTGGCCAAGGATGCAAGATGACATCCAGCTCTATGTAAAAACATGTCTTGTGTTCCAACAAGACAAAGTTGAGCAACAAAAACCCGCGAGACTGTTGGAGCCACTCCCTATTCTAAGCCAACCATGGGAAAGCATTTCCATGGATTTCATTGTAGGGTTGCCTAAGGTGAATGGGCTAGGCAACATCATGGTCATTGTAGATCGATTCAGCAAGTATGCAGTGTTTCTATCGACTCTAGCCCAATTTGATGCAAGGGAGGCAACAAGGTTGTTCTTCAAAGGAGTGGTTAAATATTAGGGACTGCTGAGGACTATCATTAGTGACCGAGATGCCAGGTTCACAGGTAGATTTTGGATCGAGTTGTTTAAGATGCTAGGGATAGAATTGAATTTCTCCACCAGTTTCCATCCCCAAACTGACGGGCAAACAGGGCGGATCAATGCCTTGCTGGAGCTATATTTAAGGCACTATATGAGTGCTAACTAGTGCAACTGGCTAGAGTTGTTAGATGTTGTGCAATTCTTATACAAGCTATAGAAGAGTGAAGCAACGGGGGCAAGTCTTTTGAGTTGGCCACTAGACATTACACCCCACACAGTGATGATTCCGTACAAGGGCCCAAATCCTAGTGCTTATCGGTTTGCCAAGGACTGGAAGGAGAGAGTAGAGCTTGCTAAAACTCCCTTGGCAAGGGCATCAAAAAAGATGAAAAAATGGGTCGATGCTAAAAGAAGACCATTGAAGTTCAATGTTTGGGACATAGTGatggtcaagatgttccaacggaCCTATGGCAAGAGGCACGAGGGCCTGTTAAGGAAGTATGAAGAGCCATTCCCCATAGAGCAAAGACTTGGAATGTGGCCTACCGTGTTAAGCTGCCAGTGTACCTAGTGCCACCCTGTGTTCCATGTTAGTCTTTCAAAACCCTTTCATGCTGACAAAGAAGATCCTTCAAGAGGCAAGTCTCATAGAGCTCCTGTGGCAGTCACAACTACGTTCGAGCATGAAGCCAAGGAGATCTTAGTGCATAGAGTGGTGGCTCAACATGGTGCCCATTCCGGGTACACAGAGTACCTAGTGAGATGGAAGGGGCGTGGGGATGAAGAGACTAGCTGGGAACATGAGCGAAGTTTATGATAGTATGAAGAATTAGTGCAGCGCTACTGGCAAGAAGCAATGAGGGTGTTGCCAGTAGGGATGAgcaatcggttcaaaccgaaccgaaccgaatcgaattaaattataaaatcgaaccgtcaattttagaaaccgaaccgaaccgaaattggtgaaaaatcgaatcgaacagaACCATTTTATTTCGGTTTGGCTCGGTTTAAACTGATCGGTTTGATTttcgattgattttttaatttaaacttgattttcaagttatttgatctaattttaactttggtttgaaccaaataaccattaatcaatgaaattaaataattaatatatataaaattaaatataattcataaatttttcataaaaataaattaattcaaaaatcgattcggttcgatttgactatataaatcactattcggttcggttcggtttaaccgatttttttctattaaaaatctaaccgaactgaaataatcgaaatttttataaattaaaaccgaaccgaatcgattaaaatttaaaaccgaactgattgaaccgaattgactcggttcgattcgatttttcggtttgaaccgaattctaCTCAGCCCTAGTTGCCAGATTAAATGGGGGAGGATGTTACCCTTCATATTTTGCTCCCGCAATTATCCAAAATTTTCTTCCGCATGATTGGCTGCCCAAGCAAGGGAGTAAGTGAGGGTCATGGTTATATGTGCTTGGCATTAGCAAAATGGCCGAATTGGCAAGAAGGAGCAACAGGCAGCATTGGAAAGGGACTCTCCATGCATGGAAGGCAGGAGAGCCATGCTGAAAGGGCTAGCTGATGAAGGGGAACTTCAGCCCAAGAGGGGCAACAGCTAGGCCAGGAGAGAAGCCTAGCACCAAGGCGCCATTCCCTTAGTTTCCCTCCCACATGAAACGTCCACTAGGTGAGGTGGCAGCAGCAGCTTAAACCCAGCCACTAACTCAAGTTTTCCAccgcttattattatttttttttgggcATTTGAATTAGTTTAAATACAGCCACACATTGGAGGCTCCTTTGGGCAGAATTGTGTCTATAAATAGGGGACTTAGCTCCTATTTTTTGTAAATGAGAGTTTACACACACGAGAGAGAGTTTGAGAGAATTGCCCTTGTAATTGTACAGCCAAATTTATAGCAATACAAGTTCCTTTgcatcattcttcttcttctccttttcTTTGTGTATTAAAGCTATATTTTCTGCCTTGTATATTCGGCCATCCGTTAGCCTAGTGTTTCAGCCATTGTTGTTTCAAGCAAGTGAGCTTGCTGCCGAGGGATCAAGGGACAAGATGAGACTGACTtatcaatacatatatgggagctgattccctatataactctcttaatccaatacctcctagtgaggtcaactcaagccggactttcgcttaataatccaagtgtaGAGGTCAATGAGATTAACTCAAAGTCGTGCTCACTCCGACTTATCTATATAGAAGGATTGGGTCCCAACAAGTTAAGCTCAagagttattgagagtgatttcATCAATATCAAAACATATTTAAGTTTATGTAAGTGTGAGGACACACTTGTGAAAGGTTTTTAAGCACCTAGCGAAGCTTGTGGTCATTTGTGAGAAGCAAAGACATTGTAAAGGTTTTAAATACCTAGGAAGCTTGCTGAGATTGTAAAGACTTTGAATCTTGCCTGTTGAAAAAAATCAAATAGTAgagtgactctcaaagtgggacttTAGGAAGAGTGGATATAAGACAAAAAAGTCGAACCAGCCTAAATACTATGTTTGataatcttctttccctaacTCTTTAATTTCTAGCACTTTATTACTCCGttatatattgaatgtgttgagaatttatttttttgagttAATATTAAGCTTGAACAATCCGACCTACATATTTTGATTGAGAATTTATTTTATTGAATTAATATTGAGCTTGAACAATCAGATCTACATATTTTGAACTATATGTGAAAAGAAATATTTGATATTAAGTTATCATCTTGTGATTCAACTGctgtttgtgcacaacttgttGGGTCACTTAGATTTCACTTTGAAAACAGAGTTATAAACAAATTTATAAATGCTTAGCAACAATTTTTCACTAAGCCTTAAGCAAGGactaaaaaatgacctaaagtatcTAATTCACCCTTTCTGGGTCACTTTCTTTGGGACAACATTTTAAAATTACCTTTGAAGTACTTGATCCCAAAAACTTTCCCCTCTCAGTAGCTTTCCTTCCCATTATGGTTGATACCCAAATCAAGATCTCTGTAGTTAAGGAATGCCTTCCTTGGATTCTTGGATACAAATGGAGTCATATAATTGTAGAGCTTCCTCGTCAATTCTATGTGGTGATTTGCTTGCTCTTTTCCATCTTGATTCCAGTTTGTCGCATACTGAGTCTTCCATAAATTCCCAGCTCGATGAGGAAATGGAGTAGCTGTTGCAGGAACTTGGCCCATTTTCCCACCATAAGGGTTAAGCGTCAGGGCTGGCACCTGCAACTCCATCATTTTCTTCCAAATTCCCTCCAATCCAGCTTTCGGAATTGGTTTTTTTATATAATCTTATTTTCTCGAGTGGGTTAGTACTTGAGGTGTTCGACTCAGCAAAGCCTTAGTTGGTGTACCGATTGGGAACTCTGTCCAGTACAGGACTGATTCTAGCCAAGTCATTTTGATACAATCATATTGAACCAAACCAAGTTCAGGAAAGCTCGATTTCATCACTGAAAGAAGTCTTGCAGAATCTCCAAGAAACGGGGCTCGAAATGTAGCCCTTATCGTCTTTCCATCACTTTGACTCCCGTTAACGACATCTAGGACAAGTCTGATGAAGAGATCTTCGTCCAGCTTGTGCCATCGACACACAATACCTGTTGCATTCTGTTCCAGGGCTCTTCGAACCAGGAAAACGGTTACTAATTCTGGAACTCgaacaatttttattttatatgccaGAACTACACCAAAGCTAGCTCCTCCACCACCTGTTATAGCCCAGAAAAGATCTTCTCCCATAGATTTCCTGTCAAGAAGTCTGCCATTGACATCCACCAATTGAGCATCAATAATGTTATCGACTGAAAGTCCGTACTTTCTCATCATGTTTCCATATCCACCACCACTGAAATGACCTCCAACACCAAACTTTAGGGCAAACACCAGCTGGAAAACCATGAACTTTACTTTTCTCAGCAATTCTATGGTAAACTTCACCGAGAGTTGCCCCAGCCTGAACACAAGCTGTCTCAGTCTGCTTGTCAACATTTATTTTACGGAGATTAAACATGTCAAGAATAAAGAAGGGGACTTCTGAGAAGTAAGAAATACCCTCGTAGTCATGACCTCCGCTTCTGATTTTCATTTGCAAGCCATGCATTCGAGCACAAACAATGGCAGCTTGGAAATGAGATTCATGCAATGCAGTGAGGATAAGGAGTGGTTTTGGGGTCGTGGACATGTTGAATCGAAGATTTCGAATATAAGATTGTAAAACAGAGGAGTATGAAGCATTGTTTGGAGTGTAAATTGCTGTGGAGATTGGATGGGAAGGATGAGAATGGTCCAAAAGACACTGCAGAAAGGTTTCCCTTCCACCATGAGCTGAACCTGAACCTGAACCTGAAGCTGATGCTGCCTCCCATGAAACGGAGAGCAGAGGAAACAAAGAAAGAAGGAATATAGGTCTTGACACtgtcatttttttaattattattttgctGCGTTTTGgttttgtgttgtaattttggtGGATGGAACAGAGATTTATGGCAATGGATTTGGCTAATTCTTGAccagaaaaattcatggttaacAATGGGAAATAGGAACGTAAAATGATTGACTTTTGACATTTCAATTTTATCTGTGCTACGTTCCCCACATCATAATTGATGAAAGCTCTATTGGGGGAACTACGAGGATTTGTTTTCCTTTGCGGACGAGCACTGAGATTTTTAAGATTGGCTATGCAATGTCATCCACTCGTCATGGAAGCACTTCACCGTCTGACTGTGGTGGTATAAATGGACGATCAGGATGTGTTTGGATCATTTACATTtaggttattttaattttttcaataaataaGTTTAAGTTGGattatttaattcaaattatttattggattgttatataaaatttttttactaaatataaattatttaataaattacaaattattttgatttgaaatattaattttaatttgaaaaattaatttttattaatttaatttgaattaaataataatttattggaTTTACCCTCAATATTATCTATCATAATTAGGATTAAGTTGTGTAtgttaaatttaattacaaatgatttgaattgaataaatttaagAAAGTGTTtgtcttaatttataaattaaccaAATCAGtttataaactctaaaaataaattgacttgtttgtttataatattttttttaacttataagttaaaaaaaaagctTAATCAACTTTTATTTTAATGCTTATAATCACCATGCTTGTGACCttcatttaattcaaaaattctaCCACATATCTCATTTAATACCCTTtctagaaattttaaaaataaaagtacTTATAAGCCATTTTTCATTAAACATGTAATTTAATTATCAATCACTTACAAGTATATATGTCAATTAATAATTAGAAGTTTTAAAATAATTAGGttttagtggcctatatatatAACTAGTTGATTGGCTATTATATTGTAGAGAGCTCACGAAGTGGAGAGGTACATTAAATTTTGGAGTATTATTTGAGTGATTCTGAGGGTGAGAAAAAAAATAGTAATTGTATAATTATTTTCCTTGATAGTTGATTTGTTAGTGGAGTAGGCTTATACTCAATCATATTAAATTTTGTATTCTTTAATTTGTGTGGGCATGATTTGCACAACAATTTGATTCatattaaaattctaataaaaatatttaattaataatataaattattataatattgttaagtttattctatttctaataataaaatataagaaaattaagTCAATATAAGTATgtcaatttatatatttttttttaatttttttgtcattaGTCTTAAAATTCAACCAATATATAATTAGGATAATGAATATTAAGtgaaaattaagaatattttattttagtattaatTTTGGATATGaatgtaaatatattttttataacactagttataatcataattttattttttaattatatatatgagtatataaaaatatattgtaCATGTGCAATGCACGTATAAAAAAAACTAGTATATCTAAAAATACAAAAATGTTTGATAAGTAGTTAGTTCCTCTAACCACAAAATTAGAACCCTAATAAACTATATACTTAATAAAACTCATTTTGTGTCAGGATTTTCTTAACCAAGAACTTTGCTTCTTGATAAGTACTTTCTGTTACTGTTTTCTGCATCAGGATTAGAACTTTGATCCCCAGAATTTGCTTAACAAGTAACTTAATTTCCTTACCTAGAAGCATTCTCCAAAGCAAAAAATAATCTTTCTCTATCATCTTATTGTCTTATTTGTGTGAAATTTTAACTTGCAATATTATTACAAACATTAAATATTATTATGCTATATCAACTAGATGAATAGACAACATTAAAAAGTGGTTGTATGTATAGTATCCATTGCCTTAGGGAATATTCATCCACATTTTCTCTATAAATTCCCATTGAAAGAGAGTAGAAGAGCAGAAATCATTATTTGGATTTGGAAAATTTTCCAAGGCCAATGGGTGAAGCTCCAGATTCAGCTCAAGAAACCTTTTATCAATCACTTCTGAAACACTCTCACCCATCTTTTCCAATCTCCAATGCAATTTACACTCGTGAACATCCTTCCTTTCCATCTATTCTTCAAGCTTACATTCGAAATCTCAGATTCAACACATCAGAAACCCCAAAACCTTTTCTCATTCTCACTGCATTGCATGAATCCCATGTGCAAGCTGCTGTTGTTTGTGCTAAAAAACATGGCTTCCATGTGAAAATCAGAAGCGGAGGCCATGACTATGAGGGGACTTCTTATGTTTCAGATGTTCCGTTCTTTATTCTTGACATGTGCAATCTTCGATCCATTGATATAGATATTGAAAATGAGACTGCTTGGGTTCAGACTGGAGCAACTCTCGGTGAACTCTTCTATAGAATTGCTGAAAAAAGCAGGACTCATGGCTTCCCTGCTGGGGTCTGCCCTACTGTTGGTGTCGGTGGCCATTTCATTGGAGCTGGATACGGTAATCTGATGAGAAAGTATGGCCTTTCTGTCGATAATATTACTGATGCAAAAGTTGTTGATGTTGATGGTAGAATTCTCGACAAAGAATCCATGGGTGAAGATCTGTTCTGGGCAATTAGAGGTGGAGGAGCTGGCTTTGCAGTGGTTCTTGCAtacaaaatcaacttggttcgagTTCCAGAAGTGGTTACTGTTTTCCGAGTTGAAAGAACACTGGAAGAAAGTGCAACTGATATCGTATATCAATGGCAGAATGTTGCTCACAAGATTGATGAAGACCTCTTCATCAGGCTTGTCGTAGATGTGGTGAAAAATGGCAAATCTGGTGAAAAGACGATAAGGGCCACATTTATTGCCCTGTTTCTAGGATATTCTGAGAGACTTCTTTCAATCATGAAAGGGAGCTTCCAGGAACTGAGATTGCTCAAATCCGACTGTATAGAAATGAGTTGGATTGAATCAGTCCTGTTTTGGACAAACTTCCCTGTTGGGACGCCAACTGATATCTGTGTTAGTAGAGAGCCTCAAACACTGGTGCATCTGAAAAGGAAATCAGATTATGTGCAAGAACCAATTCCCAGGGAAGGATTGGAAGGGATTTGGAAGAAAATGATAGAGCTAGAGGTGCCAATTATGGGGTTCAATCCTTACGGTGGGAAAATGAAACAGATTTCAGCAACGGCAACTCCATTTCCACATCGAGCCGGGAACTTATGGAAGATTCAGTATCAAATAAACTGGACCGAAGAAGGGTCTGAAGCAGAAAACCAACACCTGGAAATGGCGAGACAGCTCTATGAGTACATGACTCCGTTTGTTTCCAGGAACCCAAGAGCAGCATTCCTGAACTATAAGGATCTTGATTTGGGGATCAACCACCATGGCAAGGCAAGCTACATGGAAGCATGTGCTTATGGGATCAAGTACTTCAAGGATAATTTCAACAGATTGGTGCAAATCAAGACCAAGGTTGATCCTGGTAATTTTTTCAGACATGAACAAAGTGTTCCAACTTTTCCTTGCTTGAAAATTTAGATCATGGatgcttttttatttttaatttttaatttttaattttattttattttatttttacttattcCTAGGAGACAGTGTAGGATTGTGACAATAAATTGGTTGCTTTCTCCATTATTGTTGTTGGGCAGTACATGATTTCCTATCTCTAAAAGGAAAAGATGTTTGTGGAGGAAATAAATCTATCACTTCCTCTGTTTCTCTGTTATCGCTTTCCCTTTATATATgggcccatatatatatatatatatatatatatatatatatatatattaaaaaataatattatgtgacatattaaaaaattaaaattaatataattttaaaaaaaatacattaattaatttattttaaaaatttaaaataaaacgaTATATTTTTATATGCtttatcaaatataaaattataataagatattatattattacatttttataaaaatatatttaaagaaaaataattaataattatttaaaaaattaaaattttatctaattttaatagagatataattaaatgaaaggttaatataaattaaaattacatttaatataattaattaaaatttttattatcaataaaatattatattttgattttaaaatataaaacaaaTATGAAATTGtggtattaaaataaaataataaatgattCACGTAACGCACGGGGCAAAAGAAGAGTTTATTTTAGTATTTGTCACTTTTCACAATtaaccttttttttattttacttttaaataaatatttaaattttagtatttcttaaaaattaaaattacatagCATTTATTTTTGTTTCGGCAAATTATATGAGATAATCGgtgtattaattaaaaattttataccggatgcttaaaaaaattgaatattgaATTTAAAAAAGTTATAcaagattttatatatatatagtttgattATATTTATAACTTTAAGTACTGCATatgaataataataaaatgaataaaaaatataataaattaataattatataattattttaatattaaaataaattatataatatatatattaattatttta
Above is a genomic segment from Hevea brasiliensis isolate MT/VB/25A 57/8 chromosome 17, ASM3005281v1, whole genome shotgun sequence containing:
- the LOC110631749 gene encoding berberine bridge enzyme-like 8, which gives rise to MGEAPDSAQETFYQSLLKHSHPSFPISNAIYTREHPSFPSILQAYIRNLRFNTSETPKPFLILTALHESHVQAAVVCAKKHGFHVKIRSGGHDYEGTSYVSDVPFFILDMCNLRSIDIDIENETAWVQTGATLGELFYRIAEKSRTHGFPAGVCPTVGVGGHFIGAGYGNLMRKYGLSVDNITDAKVVDVDGRILDKESMGEDLFWAIRGGGAGFAVVLAYKINLVRVPEVVTVFRVERTLEESATDIVYQWQNVAHKIDEDLFIRLVVDVVKNGKSGEKTIRATFIALFLGYSERLLSIMKGSFQELRLLKSDCIEMSWIESVLFWTNFPVGTPTDICVSREPQTLVHLKRKSDYVQEPIPREGLEGIWKKMIELEVPIMGFNPYGGKMKQISATATPFPHRAGNLWKIQYQINWTEEGSEAENQHLEMARQLYEYMTPFVSRNPRAAFLNYKDLDLGINHHGKASYMEACAYGIKYFKDNFNRLVQIKTKVDPGNFFRHEQSVPTFPCLKI